From the Ruminiclostridium josui JCM 17888 genome, one window contains:
- a CDS encoding MFS transporter: protein MENTDKQYKNKELILVNIVLLTFMACLDSSIVNVALPVMANKFSVGMSSISTIVSTYLIAISATVLIFGRLGDIKGKIKIFKIGIVVFTLGSLLCAVSPSLNILVLSRIIQAIGAAAFMATNQGIVTRAFPANERGRALGITGSFVALGTLVGPPLGGFIVDVASWQYIFLINIPIGIFAFIMGLKVLPKDEESSEGKFDIKGAILFLITIISLFAALLAGEQIGFLKPVILASFAVAIISFILFIKMEGRVESPLLQLNIFSNKLFSLSILCGFLLFVCMNCSNIIMPFYFQDIIKMSPWLTGIYLMSYPLILLVVSPISGFLSDKIGSEMLTFVGLAIFSTGCFLMATINQTFSPVRIILFISLMAVGNGMFQSPNNSLIMSTVPRSRLGIAGSINALVRNLGLVVGVSVSTLVLYGMMSFKLGYKVTNFVEGKEAEFIFGMSSAYIFIGALSLAAATLTAVRLYRTKKNAKSNDKYTDDQDFEIGDMEAK from the coding sequence ATGGAAAACACAGATAAACAATATAAAAATAAGGAATTAATCCTTGTAAACATTGTATTATTGACTTTTATGGCATGCCTAGACAGTAGCATTGTAAATGTTGCTTTGCCTGTAATGGCAAATAAATTTTCCGTAGGAATGAGTTCTATTTCAACAATAGTTTCAACGTATTTGATTGCCATTTCTGCGACGGTGCTGATTTTCGGAAGGCTGGGAGACATTAAGGGGAAAATAAAAATATTTAAAATAGGTATTGTTGTATTTACATTGGGCTCCTTATTGTGTGCTGTTTCCCCTTCGTTAAATATCCTTGTATTATCAAGAATTATTCAGGCTATTGGTGCGGCAGCTTTTATGGCAACAAACCAGGGAATAGTTACAAGAGCGTTCCCTGCAAATGAAAGAGGCAGAGCACTGGGAATTACAGGTTCCTTTGTTGCACTGGGTACTCTTGTAGGGCCTCCTCTGGGTGGTTTTATAGTTGACGTAGCAAGCTGGCAATATATATTCCTGATAAATATACCGATTGGTATATTTGCATTTATTATGGGATTAAAGGTTCTTCCAAAGGACGAAGAGAGCAGCGAAGGAAAGTTTGACATAAAAGGTGCCATTCTTTTTCTTATAACTATAATATCACTCTTTGCTGCATTGCTGGCAGGCGAGCAGATAGGTTTTCTTAAGCCGGTTATTTTGGCAAGTTTTGCAGTAGCTATTATATCATTTATATTATTTATTAAAATGGAAGGAAGAGTTGAAAGTCCTCTTTTGCAACTGAATATTTTTAGTAATAAGCTTTTTTCACTAAGTATTTTGTGTGGTTTTTTGCTTTTTGTATGTATGAACTGCTCAAATATTATAATGCCATTTTATTTTCAGGATATTATTAAAATGTCACCTTGGTTAACAGGAATATATCTTATGTCATATCCTTTGATACTTTTGGTAGTATCACCGATTAGCGGATTTTTGTCAGATAAAATTGGCTCTGAAATGCTTACTTTTGTGGGGCTGGCAATTTTTAGTACAGGCTGCTTTCTTATGGCTACTATTAATCAGACCTTTAGTCCTGTAAGAATTATATTGTTTATTTCATTGATGGCAGTAGGAAACGGTATGTTTCAGTCACCCAACAATTCACTTATTATGTCGACTGTACCTAGAAGTCGTTTAGGGATTGCAGGCAGCATTAATGCACTTGTCAGGAATCTTGGTCTGGTAGTGGGTGTATCTGTATCAACACTGGTGCTTTACGGAATGATGAGTTTTAAGTTGGGTTATAAAGTAACAAATTTTGTTGAAGGAAAGGAAGCAGAGTTTATTTTTGGAATGAGTTCTGCCTATATATTCATTGGAGCACTTTCCTTGGCTGCAGCAACTCTGACAGCAGTCAGACTATACAGAACCAAGAAAAATGCTAAGTCCAATGACAAATATACTGATGATCAGGATTTTGAAATAGGTGATATGGAAGCAAAATAA
- a CDS encoding FAD-dependent oxidoreductase translates to MKIVVIGCTHAGTAAINSMVKLYPNSEITVYEKNDNISFLSCGIALYVGGVVKNPQGLFYSSPEKLREMGITTRMRHEVVDIDIDKKTLLVKNIETGDSFEDNYDKLLISSGSWPIIPNIEGIQLEGVLPAKNYNHSKEIVSKEKSAQSIVVVGAGYIGVELAEAFAMNGKKVTLIDTESRILSKYFDKEFTDIAEETMKSKGITLALGETVTSFIGNQNKIKKVKTNKGEYDADLAILCIGFRPSTGLFKDKLEMLPNGAIVVDEYMQTSKKDIFAAGDCCATIYNPTGARQYIPLATNAVRMGTLAALNIEKSTVKYLGTQGTSAIKIYDLNYAATGLTQNAAKFNNIDIKSVTIRENYRPEFMPDYEEVLLKVVFNAKTREILGAQILSKADLTQSANTLSLAIQKKLTIDELAFTDFFFQPHYNKPWNFLNTAGLQAKDI, encoded by the coding sequence ATGAAAATAGTAGTAATAGGATGTACACATGCAGGGACGGCAGCAATTAATAGTATGGTAAAACTCTACCCTAATTCGGAAATAACAGTTTATGAAAAGAATGATAATATTTCTTTTCTATCTTGTGGTATAGCCCTTTATGTAGGCGGTGTTGTAAAGAATCCACAAGGCTTGTTTTATTCATCACCAGAGAAGTTAAGAGAGATGGGGATAACAACCCGGATGCGTCACGAGGTTGTGGATATAGATATTGATAAAAAAACCCTGTTAGTAAAGAACATAGAAACGGGAGACAGCTTCGAGGACAATTATGATAAGTTATTAATTTCTTCTGGTTCATGGCCTATTATTCCTAATATTGAAGGTATTCAGCTAGAAGGAGTTCTTCCAGCAAAAAATTATAACCATTCAAAAGAAATAGTCAGCAAGGAAAAGTCCGCTCAGAGCATTGTTGTGGTGGGAGCAGGATATATCGGTGTGGAATTGGCAGAAGCCTTTGCCATGAATGGGAAAAAGGTTACTTTGATAGATACTGAAAGTAGAATACTCAGCAAGTATTTTGACAAAGAGTTTACGGATATTGCAGAAGAAACCATGAAATCAAAAGGTATTACACTAGCCTTGGGTGAGACTGTAACAAGCTTCATTGGAAACCAAAATAAAATAAAAAAGGTTAAAACAAATAAAGGAGAATATGATGCTGACCTTGCAATTCTTTGTATTGGTTTCCGACCAAGTACAGGATTGTTCAAGGACAAGCTCGAGATGCTGCCTAACGGGGCTATAGTAGTAGATGAATATATGCAGACAAGCAAAAAGGATATTTTTGCAGCCGGAGACTGTTGTGCTACGATTTATAATCCTACAGGAGCCAGACAGTACATCCCTCTTGCAACCAATGCCGTAAGAATGGGTACCCTTGCAGCATTAAATATAGAAAAGTCTACTGTAAAGTATTTGGGGACACAAGGAACTTCAGCAATAAAGATATATGACCTTAATTATGCAGCAACTGGATTGACTCAAAATGCAGCGAAATTTAACAATATTGATATAAAATCGGTTACAATCAGGGAAAACTACCGTCCAGAATTTATGCCGGATTATGAAGAGGTATTATTGAAAGTAGTATTTAATGCTAAAACAAGAGAGATTCTTGGAGCTCAGATTCTGTCAAAGGCGGATTTAACCCAGTCTGCCAATACATTGTCTTTAGCAATTCAAAAGAAATTGACTATTGATGAACTGGCGTTTACAGACTTTTTCTTCCAGCCTCATTACAACAAACCATGGAATTTCCTTAATACTGCAGGACTTCAAGCTAAAGACATTTAA
- a CDS encoding bacteriohemerythrin translates to MIEWRDEFTLGIEKIDEQHKKLFQIASEIYATMKNQLITDKYDEIVRLITELKDYTVFHFTYEEEYMHSIGYRKLLSHKVEHHDFIEKISSLDYDRIDSDQDQYLTELLDFTVEWIANHIMKTDRDYIIK, encoded by the coding sequence ATGATAGAATGGAGGGACGAATTCACTCTTGGAATCGAGAAAATCGATGAACAGCATAAAAAGTTATTTCAGATAGCTTCAGAAATTTATGCTACCATGAAAAATCAGCTTATTACCGACAAATATGATGAAATTGTACGACTTATTACAGAGCTAAAAGATTACACGGTCTTTCACTTTACCTACGAAGAAGAATATATGCATAGTATAGGATACCGAAAGCTGCTCTCCCATAAAGTTGAACATCATGACTTTATAGAAAAAATCAGTAGTTTGGACTATGACCGGATAGATAGTGATCAAGATCAGTACTTAACGGAATTGCTTGATTTTACTGTAGAATGGATTGCAAATCATATAATGAAAACAGATAGAGACTATATAATCAAATAA
- a CDS encoding L-lactate dehydrogenase encodes MKNKSINKIVIVGTGFVGSTTAYTLMVSGLVSEIVLIDRNSKKAEGEAMDMNHGMPFVRPVRIYNGDYSDCKGADIIVITGGANQKPGETRIDLVNKNTEIFKDIVGNIIKYNTDCILLVVTNPVDILTYVTYKLSGFPKNRVIGSGTVLDTARFKYIIGEHMGVDPRNVHAYIVGEHGDTEVPTWSLASIAGIPMDLYCKECKSCDHESFKHETFDKVKNAAYEIIDRKNATYYAVALAVRRIVEAIVRNENSILTVSSLFEGEYDLNDICLSIPSQVNSDGVSRILNVPLSSEEMGLLNKSAQALKQVISGLNL; translated from the coding sequence ATGAAAAATAAATCTATAAATAAAATAGTAATTGTTGGTACAGGTTTTGTAGGCTCAACCACTGCCTATACATTAATGGTAAGCGGTCTAGTTTCGGAAATTGTACTTATAGACCGAAATTCAAAAAAAGCTGAAGGCGAAGCAATGGATATGAATCACGGTATGCCATTTGTAAGGCCCGTTAGAATATATAATGGAGATTATTCTGATTGTAAAGGTGCAGATATTATTGTAATTACAGGAGGTGCAAACCAGAAGCCGGGTGAGACAAGGATTGACCTTGTAAATAAAAACACTGAAATTTTTAAAGACATTGTGGGAAATATTATTAAATATAATACAGACTGTATTTTGCTTGTTGTTACAAATCCGGTGGATATATTAACCTATGTAACTTATAAGTTGTCCGGCTTCCCTAAAAACAGAGTTATAGGCTCCGGCACAGTTCTAGACACTGCACGTTTCAAATACATTATAGGAGAACATATGGGGGTTGACCCAAGAAACGTACACGCATATATAGTCGGCGAACATGGAGACACAGAAGTCCCTACTTGGAGTCTTGCGTCAATAGCCGGGATACCCATGGACTTATATTGCAAAGAATGTAAATCCTGCGACCATGAAAGCTTCAAACATGAAACTTTTGACAAAGTAAAAAATGCTGCTTATGAGATTATTGACAGAAAAAACGCAACCTACTATGCCGTTGCTCTAGCTGTAAGAAGAATTGTGGAGGCTATTGTCCGCAATGAAAACTCAATATTGACAGTATCAAGCCTATTCGAAGGTGAATATGATCTAAATGACATATGTCTCAGTATTCCCAGCCAGGTAAATTCTGATGGCGTTTCAAGGATTTTAAATGTTCCTCTAAGCAGTGAAGAAATGGGATTACTTAATAAATCTGCACAAGCTTTGAAACAAGTTATCAGTGGACTTAATTTGTAG
- a CDS encoding iron-containing alcohol dehydrogenase family protein produces MNTVHRIEIPSILEVNNNILGSVGAYIERAGVNNVVVLFGEGIRDLFGEKIMNSIEARKSLAVLETYDYDDITLENLMPKAFSIPSKTDAIVGVGGGKVLDAAKYIAFLNKLPFISIPTSTSNDGFSSSGCSLIINGRRTSVHASMPFGIIVDLDVLKNAPMKFIYSGLGDIISKITAVYDWYFEERNNAAKVDDFAAMIAKKSVNSIVRMPYTQVTENFFLKEMVDSLTMSGIAMQIADSSAPASGSEHLISHALDKLLENPQLHGIQVGVATYLMSKVQEHRYQRVEKFLTDTGFFDFVETLKMNAEDFEKAIDLAPSIKPSRYTYLHVPEYREKAKQLLKSDEILKRILI; encoded by the coding sequence ATGAATACTGTACACAGAATTGAAATTCCTTCCATACTTGAAGTTAATAATAATATTCTGGGAAGTGTAGGGGCATACATTGAAAGAGCTGGAGTAAATAATGTGGTAGTACTGTTTGGAGAAGGAATAAGGGATTTATTTGGTGAAAAAATTATGAATTCCATAGAGGCAAGAAAATCTCTTGCTGTTCTTGAAACCTATGACTACGATGATATAACTCTTGAAAACCTTATGCCAAAAGCATTTTCCATACCTTCCAAAACAGATGCCATTGTTGGAGTAGGGGGAGGAAAGGTATTGGATGCAGCTAAGTATATAGCTTTTTTAAACAAGCTTCCATTTATAAGCATACCTACATCAACTTCAAACGATGGTTTTTCCAGCTCCGGCTGTTCTCTGATAATAAACGGAAGACGTACGTCAGTACATGCTTCAATGCCCTTTGGAATAATTGTTGATTTGGATGTTTTAAAAAATGCACCTATGAAATTTATATATTCAGGTCTGGGAGACATCATCTCTAAAATAACTGCTGTATACGACTGGTATTTCGAGGAAAGGAACAATGCTGCAAAAGTTGATGACTTTGCTGCAATGATAGCAAAAAAGTCTGTAAATAGTATTGTTAGAATGCCATATACTCAGGTAACAGAAAACTTCTTTTTAAAGGAAATGGTAGACTCCCTGACAATGAGCGGAATTGCAATGCAGATAGCAGACAGCAGCGCACCTGCCAGCGGCAGTGAACATCTAATATCTCATGCATTGGATAAGCTTCTGGAAAATCCTCAGCTACATGGAATTCAAGTGGGGGTTGCAACATACCTAATGAGTAAAGTTCAGGAACACAGATATCAGAGGGTAGAAAAATTTCTGACAGATACCGGCTTCTTTGACTTTGTTGAAACCTTAAAAATGAATGCTGAAGACTTTGAAAAGGCAATTGACCTTGCACCATCCATTAAGCCTAGCAGATATACTTACCTACATGTACCGGAATACAGAGAAAAAGCAAAACAACTACTTAAAAGCGATGAAATACTTAAAAGAATTCTTATATAA
- a CDS encoding MtnX-like HAD-IB family phosphatase has product MMKKFAFVSDFDGTLTDRDFYHIVMDKYLKDWAWDYYDEWKRNKKINVDFLNKIFGSMDRSEEEIFQDILELPLDPYAVKFIQMVKNNGGDFFILSAGTSYYINKLLEHFKIKNVTVISMEGRYHNRGIEIMPDPKNEFYSRIWGIDKQKVILSLKEKYEKVYFAGDSEPDIGAAKSADCAFATGSLKDWLTKEQVPYIAFEHFDEIAKHLIREKILTDFE; this is encoded by the coding sequence ATGATGAAAAAATTTGCATTTGTATCTGATTTTGATGGAACACTCACTGACAGAGATTTTTATCACATAGTAATGGATAAATATTTAAAAGATTGGGCATGGGATTATTATGATGAATGGAAGAGAAACAAAAAGATAAATGTGGATTTTCTTAATAAAATCTTCGGCTCAATGGACAGAAGCGAAGAGGAAATATTTCAGGATATACTGGAGTTACCCCTTGATCCATATGCTGTTAAATTTATTCAAATGGTTAAGAATAACGGTGGAGATTTCTTTATATTAAGTGCAGGTACATCATATTATATCAATAAACTTCTGGAGCATTTCAAAATTAAGAATGTTACTGTTATCTCAATGGAAGGAAGATATCATAACAGAGGAATTGAGATAATGCCAGATCCAAAAAACGAATTTTACTCGAGAATATGGGGCATAGACAAGCAAAAAGTTATCCTTTCATTGAAAGAAAAATACGAAAAGGTATATTTTGCAGGTGACAGTGAGCCGGATATCGGTGCTGCTAAGTCAGCAGATTGTGCATTTGCAACAGGTTCCCTTAAAGATTGGCTTACAAAAGAACAGGTTCCATATATAGCCTTTGAGCATTTTGATGAAATTGCAAAACATCTTATAAGGGAAAAAATACTTACGGATTTTGAGTAA
- a CDS encoding DEAD/DEAH box helicase, whose protein sequence is MENLSFKDLTLSDEVQRAIADMGFEEATPIQSQSIPYILEGNDLIGQAQTGTGKTCAFGIPAVEKIDSHSDSIQVLVLCPTRELAIQSCEELRNVLKYKDGIRILPVYGGQPIDRQIMALKKRPQIIIGTPGRVMDHMRRRTLKLESLKMIVLDEADEMLNMGFREDIDTILEKVPEDRQTILFSATMPQEILELTKKYQKDPVHIKIAHKELTVPSIEQYYLEVKESAKLEVLSRLIDTNDIKLSLVFCNTKKRVDELTASLQSRGFSAEALHGDMRQEHRDKVMSLFRKGNFDILIATDVAARGIDVDDVEAVFNYDLPNDEEYYVHRIGRTGRAGRTGKAFTFISGREIYKLRDIQRYTKSTIIPMKPPSLNEVEEKKMLNILKTLKENLKDESISKFSSHIERFIDTINNESEEQDENFVTSLDIAAALLKMYGEQSGNLPSMVNEIDNAVEPGSSKDMVRLFINIGSSSKIQPKHIIESLVASTGLPGKLVGAIDIFDRYSFVEVPKDFAPEVLKSMKNYTIKGKRINIEKSNARKKSGRSTSFNRLVSPNRRSPKKSK, encoded by the coding sequence ATGGAAAATTTAAGTTTTAAAGATTTAACTCTCTCAGATGAGGTACAACGTGCAATTGCAGATATGGGTTTTGAAGAGGCAACCCCTATTCAGTCACAATCAATCCCATATATTTTGGAAGGCAATGATTTGATTGGTCAGGCTCAGACTGGAACAGGAAAAACATGTGCATTCGGAATACCTGCAGTGGAAAAAATAGATTCACATAGTGATTCAATTCAGGTTTTGGTTCTTTGTCCAACCAGAGAACTTGCTATACAGTCATGTGAAGAATTGAGAAATGTATTGAAATATAAGGATGGGATAAGAATTCTCCCAGTATATGGGGGACAGCCAATTGACAGACAGATTATGGCTTTAAAAAAGCGTCCACAGATAATTATTGGAACCCCGGGCCGGGTTATGGACCATATGAGACGTAGAACTCTTAAACTGGAATCTCTAAAAATGATTGTTCTTGATGAAGCTGATGAAATGCTGAACATGGGTTTTAGAGAAGATATAGATACAATATTGGAAAAAGTTCCAGAGGACAGGCAGACTATCTTATTCTCTGCTACAATGCCTCAAGAAATTCTAGAACTTACAAAAAAATATCAGAAAGATCCCGTTCATATAAAGATAGCCCACAAAGAACTCACCGTTCCAAGTATTGAGCAGTATTACCTTGAAGTAAAAGAATCTGCAAAACTTGAAGTTTTGTCAAGATTGATAGATACCAATGATATTAAGCTGTCTCTTGTATTCTGTAATACTAAAAAAAGGGTTGACGAACTTACAGCCAGCCTACAATCCAGAGGTTTTTCTGCTGAAGCCCTGCATGGTGACATGCGTCAGGAACATCGCGACAAGGTCATGTCTCTTTTCAGAAAAGGCAATTTTGACATACTAATTGCAACTGATGTTGCTGCAAGAGGCATAGATGTTGACGACGTTGAAGCAGTATTTAACTATGACCTTCCTAATGACGAAGAATATTATGTACACAGAATTGGAAGAACAGGAAGGGCTGGAAGGACCGGAAAAGCCTTTACATTTATTTCTGGGAGGGAAATATACAAACTAAGAGATATCCAAAGGTATACAAAGTCCACTATTATCCCCATGAAGCCCCCAAGTCTCAATGAAGTTGAAGAAAAGAAGATGCTTAATATACTAAAAACCTTGAAAGAAAATCTAAAGGATGAAAGTATCTCTAAGTTCTCCAGCCACATTGAACGATTCATTGACACAATTAATAATGAATCAGAAGAACAGGATGAGAACTTTGTAACTTCTCTTGATATTGCAGCTGCATTACTTAAAATGTACGGCGAACAAAGCGGAAATCTGCCCAGTATGGTTAATGAAATAGACAATGCAGTAGAACCAGGTAGCAGCAAGGATATGGTCAGATTATTTATCAATATTGGCAGCAGCAGCAAAATACAGCCAAAGCACATTATTGAAAGTCTGGTTGCATCAACAGGGCTTCCAGGTAAACTGGTGGGTGCAATCGACATATTTGATAGGTATTCGTTTGTAGAGGTTCCAAAGGACTTTGCTCCCGAAGTTCTGAAATCAATGAAAAACTACACGATTAAAGGAAAACGCATTAATATAGAAAAATCAAATGCAAGAAAGAAAAGCGGACGCAGTACATCATTTAACCGTTTAGTGTCACCTAACAGGCGTAGTCCTAAGAAATCTAAATAA